In Nycticebus coucang isolate mNycCou1 chromosome 9, mNycCou1.pri, whole genome shotgun sequence, the following are encoded in one genomic region:
- the LOC128594412 gene encoding NOP protein chaperone 1-like, which yields MEVSSEPQASPSCWSPTRICSRVSVSKELLSAGSDGRGGIWEKLLINSQTNSRKKPTLQTVRIERSPSLDRVQTFLPQMAQANEKLRNEMASAPPDHFNIENINSLGEVIQMDVALFEMNQSDSKEEESSQGSSENTLESEDEDDSISHEVIVDNIKLPNSDGGKGKIEVLDSPASKKQKQ from the coding sequence ATGGAGGTCAGCAGCGAGCCTCAGGCCAGCCCAAGCTGTTGGTCGCCCACTCGGATCTGCTCCAGGGTCTCGGTGTCCAAGGAACTGCTGTCAGCGGGGAGCGATGGCCGTGGAGGGATATGGGAAAAGTTGCTCATTAACTCCCAGACTAATTCTAGAAAAAAACCCACTCTTCAAACAGTTCGGATAGAGAGGAGTCCCTCATTGGACCGAGTACAGACGTTTCTCCCACAGATGgcccaggcaaatgaaaagctaAGAAATGAAATGGCATCTGCACCACCTGATCATttcaatattgaaaatattaattctcTTGGAGAAGTTATACAAATGGATGTAGCCTTGTTTGAGATGAATCAGTCAGATTCAAAAGAAGAGGAGAGTTCACAAGGTAGTTCAGAGAACACTTTGGAATCTGAAGATGAAGATGACAGCATCTCTCATGAAGTCATCGTAGACAACATTAAGCTTCCTAATTCTGATGGTGGAAAAGGCAAGATTGAAGTTTTGGACAGTCCAGCAAGTAAAAAACAGAAGCAGTGA